The nucleotide window AGAGGCTGCAAATGCAAACTTCTAATAAGAAAATGGGACTTAAAAATTGAGAGCTGACTTTGGGTCAACTCCAGCTAGAATCTCTCTCGTATGTTTCAACTCACTGTTACCCATTCTTCCAGGCAATAAAGTATCAGAGTAGATTTACTGAACCCAGTCGGTTGAGACCTGGACACCTGTTCAGGCCTAAGACTGGAAACGTTTAAGCCACAGTGATAATTTGGAAACATCTAAAGAGGAGTCGAAGATTCTGAAAACAGAcaccccccccacctcccgcGCCCCCCCGACCCGTGAACTTTAAGCATCAGTGTAATACTGTGTAACAGCCTCTGAAAGAAACACTACCTATTTCAACTCCTAAATTCTACAATGCTTATTCAAAATGTCTCATTATGTTATAGCTGTGCTTATCAAGGACTACGAAAGACATTCATTCCAAAGACTGAGCTACTGTATGtcgattatatctcaatttaaagaaaaaagactgagccAAAGGTCGGGAACCATGTGATACACCTTCAAAGGTAGTTTTGCCGGAACTCCGGGGACCCGGCATATTTATTCTATCTCTATATAGCACAGTCATAAGACAGTAGAGCTGTCACCAAACTGTCACTAAAAAGCAAGCAGACTAATAGCTTtctaagcatttatttttttttccagatcatTTCAAAGAGGAGCTGAATGTTAGCAAAGTCAACTGAGTATGGATAAGaaaaaatgggaatggaaatTCGTACCTACCTGGGATCCTATTAAGTGTCACCCAGAAATGTTCATCAGGGGAAAAGGTATCTTTGGACCAGTGTAGCAGATCAATGGCCCTTTGGTCTTGGAAGACAAACTTGACAAACTCTCTGGTAAGGGCCACATAGGCAGTGCCAAAGTAGATGGTCAGCTGGTGTGGAGGGGAGGTTTTCAAAATATTAGTATTTTTCACAAAAGAGCCACCTCTGCCTAAGTGCTCTCGGTGGACATATTTAGTCCGCTTTATTGCATGATTGGGAGGCAGGACCCCCGGGGTAatgtttttccctttaaatcttTTCAGATACTGAATGATCTCCCTGTTGGTTTTCAGGGGGAAATCTTGCCCACAGGTGTTGATGGCGTACTTCCACGGAACTTCAGAAGCTAAAAGGTCTTCCAGGCAGTTCAGGTCAGCCTGGAGCCTGGAAATTCCTGCATAGACCACAGGCTCTACTTTTGAAGCAAGAAAAGCATTCTGGAAGCAACTCAGTAGCTGCCACACAGATTTCTTAAACTGAATTGTGGCTTTCTCATCCACATGAATGCAGTAGACGTTTTGGGGCATATAGACAGCTCTGAAGAGTCTTTCGAAAGTATCGAAGTCCTTATGGATGACCATGACATATGCCAAAGGGAACACAGCTTCTTCTTTCGACAGGGGGCTCGTGATGTAGTGATTCTGGATCAGGTAGTCCTTGCAAGGGACACTTCCCACAGGTGATGTCAGTGTCTTTTCCCACAAAAAGGATGACTTATCTTCTAAGGCATAATTACAGGCATGCATCCTAAAATCCCTTTCATTGGAACTCTTCAGCCTCCCGTAACTTTTTGGCTGGCttaactggctattgtaaagtaTCACAAAAATAACCACACTGACCACCGTGAAAGCAAAAAAGCAATACCTCCAAAAGCTCATTATTTTCACTTCCCTGGGGAAGGAGTCTCTCTCCAGGGATTGAGAAACCATCGGTTCTTGAAACCACAAGTGTGAAGAGGTGGAATTGAACCTCCTTTGCCAATCTTGAATTTCAACAGTTTCTCAAGAGGGCTTCCTTTTCCCGGGTCCTTTAATCCTCATTTATTCTCTGCTTCTGGGTGGCATCCATCCTCTCTTGGTGATGGCCAGAGATGCTTCTTAACGCGCACTGGTCTTCAAGCCTCGGTGCTGAATCCCGGCTGCTAGCAGAATGCGTCTGGCTCAGCCCAGCCTCCGGGAAGCCCTTCTCATTTGCATACAAGACGCCAGTGGATCTTAGCAAGTTGCGTTCTGGTCTGGAATGACGGACGGCTCGTTTCACCCAGGCTGTTTCTCTGGCTTTATCCCACCCCCTCCATCCAATCTATTCCGATCTGATCTCCCTTCTAGTCTTAGGCTTTCCCCTTCCTTTTCGAATTAAGTGGTTCTCATTTTTCTGGTTAGCCCCGCAACCCGCTAGCAGTCCTTGGAAACTACAGCCTTTGGACTTCTGCTCCGCGGgtttatttctcttcctgtttctctgcCACTTCTTTTCCTCTCAGTGTTACCTCTACCTCCGGGCGTATACAGACACAGATAAGGAAAAATGCCCTTGCAACATGCCTAAGTAGAAGATTGTCAGAGgcgaggggaaaaaaaaaaaaaagtctaatagAGAGGTAGGTGTTCCCTGAATTAAATCAGACAATTTCTGATGATGTTACATAGTACATATATGTCTGTGCAGGCTGTGAGTAGAGGGAAATAAGAATTACACTCTTGGGGGCATGAGATGAGGGTAGAAGGAATCTAGTGACTTTTGACATTAAAGGGTGGGTGTGGAggcataaatgaaataaacacacCTTAGTTCGTCTCCCTGGGAGAAAGGTGATACTCACTGTTCCTAGAGAGCAAGAGTTGGTTCCCATTTCACACAGAGCTTCAGATAACTTGAGCTGTTGACACAGTATTATCTACCATATGTGGAGTGACTAGCCACTGGGTCTCTTTAAAAGCCAGACATCTTCAGATTAGAGGTCTTTTCCTAGAACTCAAAAGATTCTCCTTTCTACCCAACCCCCTCTCCCACTTCCTTACTCTGAAGAAAGAACAAAGGCTTCCAGGGCTGCTGCAAAATTCCTGGAAGTATCGTCAGGGTAATTCAGgggagccaggaagagaggcccaGCAGTTCTGGTCACACTGCAGATGCTTTCTCTTAGGTCACCTGTGCCAGGTGCCTCCAGTGCTCAGCAAACATGGAGTGCGTTGCAGACTAATGCCCGTGGTAAGGACGCTTCTGGAGGAAAGTTACTGGCCCAGCTAACGGATCAACTCTGGCAGCCATAGGAGCTAAAAGTGGCCCTGCTCCCATCCCACTCCCGCAGTCAACCCAACTCTCCTACCTGTCTGGGCCTGACGTGGCAACTGAAGCAGCTGCTTCTGTTAGGAAGACACTGGTGTGTAACGCAGCAATCTCCCTGTGTCCCTTCCCGTCCCACACCACCCCTTCATGTCCTACAGCTCTGGACTAATGAATGACAACAGTAGCATGGATGTGACTGAGAATGAAAAACGTTGcctgccgtatcagtaaacaaaggatgttgtggccGTCAAGCCATCACATGACAGCCGCCCCTGATGGGGAGCCCTGAGGGAGCTCAAGATGGAAACAGGATGCCTGCCATGAAGCCATCATGATGCctgccactgcagccacccccaggGGTGCACCCTGGGGAGATgagatgagaaagcacaggatactggccccagagagctgaggtacctatcaaaggaatgatttcgaTGAGCCCAAACTTCtgcatcttctcatacatagGAAAGTGCTATATTCAGTTACTTGAGatgcctggttttctttaattaacagtaatgtTTTGATCgtccaactacctggtctttgttgcaaaaactcctgtgtatcctggttcctccctgaCCTCTTCGGAGCTgtcccaggcttgaagtcctcagaatgtccaccgaataaaacataattctcaatttttaGGTTGTGCGATTTTTTTTTTCGGTCAACATGACAGATACTGATTTGGAGATAGGTCCAAAGAGTTGGCAGGCATCTTAAAGATCACCCAACACAACTCTGTATAtcacagatgagcaaactaagACCAATGCAAATGATTTTTTCAAAGTCACTCAGGCAGATAGAAGCCAGAGCCTTAGTTCTGCAGCTCCCAGGTCCAGGTGGAGCCAGTCTAATtagcttcaaatcccagctggtCACTGACCAGCTATACGAGCAGGGtggagttacttaacctctctaagcatcAGGTTCTTTGTCTGCAAGATGGGAAATAACAGTGGTTCCTATATCACGTGGTTGTTAAGAACATTAAGTGAGATAACTCTTGTTCAGGGTTTATGTATCTGGTCGTGTATGTTCAATAAGCATTAGcgattattgttgctgttgtttcccTTTCGAAAAACATCCAGCATTTCTGACCCTGTTAAGGAactgatattttcatttctgttcttagtaacggaaaagaaaaacatttacattCTTAAGGCTCTCAGATGGGTTGATTTATTGCCACTCTAAAAGAGTGAAGGTTAAATTTCACTCTTTTCCTTCCCCATCATCATCTTCTTTCACcccccctggggggtgggggaatccTAGAAAGGCGGGTTCATGAAGGGGAGTACTGAATAGTCTGCTTTGATACCTTCAGTTCCCTTTGTTCTTACTAGACCCACACCCTTTTCTGCGAAGTGAATGGCAGGAATCAGCAGAACTtgggaggagaggcagagggaagtggGCACAAAGGGCTCTCATTGCAGGTTCTGTTGGTTTTCCCCCTCCTTTTGTCTCGACCCTTGATCCTACAAGGGGGAGCTCTGATCCAATGCCAACGCAAAGCAAACTCAACAAATCTTTCATCATGATTTAGTCAAAGCAGGTTGCAAATGAGAAGGGGGTACAATGTGATTAACAGCTCAAAATAGCAGGATCCCAAACCCCTTCTCTGGGCTGTTCTGCCTTATTTACAATGATTTAGATGAACAGCCAGAGATTAGAATGCGATGCCTTTTTTAGCGGTTGGCCCAGCTGTAGGTTTGTTTGGCCTGGTATCTGTGGCAACTGAACAGGAATTTTCTTCCAGCAAATAATTGGGCAGGCTAAGCTATTAACTTCCAACCAGGACAGGATTTCTGCTCTCTTCACTCTAGCTGGCTTACCATATTGAAAACGGTCGTCAAGTGGACATTTTGTAtcactccctgcctctctctgcccCCAGGATAACCTTTACTGTCACAATCAAGGAGACAGCACAAGGACAGCCACTAACAACACATAATTCGCTTGGCTCAAACCTTAAAACAAAAGGCTAGgctatggggggggggggcttctgGAGAACGCGGTgggatattttttcctttacagtCACTTTAGCTCTCATTAACCTCGTTTGAGCTGTGCACCTACCCCCGCTGGTGTCTCAGAGGCAAACGTGAATGACTTCTTGCAGGGGCAGGGCTACAGTCTGGGCCTGACCTGTTCCCAAGTCCTTAGAGTTCTCCTTTATCTCTGATTGCTTCTTTCGGCACAATTACTGGGTATTGAATCAAGGCAACGTTTTTTGCCAGGCCGTCTCACCTCTCCCAAGGTTACACCATCCTGCTTCTCATCGAAGGCTTTGGTGATGTCATTCCGACAACCTCAAACACTGGCCACAAGCGAGACCCAGACAGTAAACAAGAAAACGTCTCCCAGCAACCAAAATAATGATCACACGTGGTAGGCTGGATTCACACACTCCAATATGTACAGGCAGGTAAGCGAGAAAAGTAAGTGAAAAAAGTCGGTGAAGCTGGTGGAGGGCAACAAAAGCAGGGCTAGTGAGTTCACGAGCGGCAGCAAACACCTGGCCGCGGTGTTGTGGACATTGAGGGAGGGTGCAGATGGGGGTAAAGAGCCTTCAGGTGCTTGCCCCACCTAAAGCACGCCCCTCCTCAAAGTCAGCCCTGAATAACGTGGGGTCATGGGGCCAGTGCTGCCAGCTCCTCAGATatttggggaggaaggagaaatctGAATtctatttgaaaacatttccaaactcTTTAAATGTTATCAAGTAATGAACAAATTTTTAAGACACGAGTGCATGCACACATATGCACCCTGGAGACTGCACTGGCCCCCAGCATGCAGTTTATCGTCTTTGGTTTAAGCATCAAAGCTCCTCTATCTGAAGCTCTCTTGAGGCTTAGCTTATTCACTTTTAGTTTAGACACAATCATAACAAACTTTCTCAGATCTAAGCAGGTAAGAAATCACAAATTAGAAGAGGAATATAGAACTGGTAGATTGGGCGCCCTTTTGTCAGCAGTAAGTGATATACTCAGAGTGAAGTAGGTTTGAGAAAAACTCCAAAAGTTtccattaaaaactaaaaatagagctaccaaatgatccagcaatcccactcccaggcatatatccaaaaaagatgaaaacttgaatttgaaaagacatatgcaccccaaggttcatagcagcactatttacaatagccaagacatggaaacaacccaagtaccAATCAACAGacgattggcttaagaagatgtggtatatatatatatatatatatatatatacacacacacacacacacacaaacaatagaatattacttagccataaaaaaggatggaacattgccatttgcagcaacatgaatggacttagagaatagcatactaagtgaagtaagtcagacaaagacaaatatgatatcacttatatgtggaatctaaaaattactacaaatgaatctatatacaaaacagaaacagactcatagacatagaaaacaaacttatggttaccaaaggggaaaggggggagataaattaggagtatgggattaacagatacagactactatatataaaataaataacaaggatttactgtatagcacagggaactatattcaataccttgtaataacctataatgaaaaataatctaaaaataaaattacacacacacacacacacacacacacttaactgagtcactttgctgtatacctaaaactaacataatactggaaatcaactatacttcaattaaaaaaaaaaagaaaagaaaaactccaaAAACAGTGCAAGATCATTCAATTAAAGAATGACTGGCATTTGTACAGCCCCATGACCATTTTATTACTATAGATCAATACCTCTAGTATTTAAAATTATCAAATAAGTTAATGAAAGGGCTTGAAAACTGTGAAGGCCAACCCAGTGCTTTGGGGTTGAAAACAAGCAGAGTAGGAACACTCagtgaaatataaatttattaatatattcttgtacatatattttgcatagttcatttaaaaaggaatttctgaaatatgtttattcaaatagtttttctttttaattaaccaTTTTGTGCACAAAAGGGCAGCCTTTAAATTATCTAGGAAACTCACAATTCTGACaaaactttttctgaaaaaaatgttagGCAAATATGTCTACCACATGCTTCTATATCAGACGTCAgtgctttttctgtaaagggccaggtagtaaatattttaggcttgagAGCCCTTTGGTTTCTGAGGCAACCACTCAACTCTATGACTGTGttctgaaaattctgaaagtaGCCATAACCGTATGAGGTTGTGTCCTGCTAAAACTTTATTCATGGACACTGATATCTCAATTTCTTATTTTCatgtcataaaataattttttttcttttacaaccatttaaaaatgtaaaatcattcTTAGCTTGTGGCCAATACAAAAATAGGCCAGATTTAGCCCCCAGGCTGTATGTCACTGGCTGATTTCTTTTCTAGATAATAATCAAGTTTCTCCAGGCCTAAATTTTGTAATATCAGAGTCTTTGCAATCACTTTCCAGAGGAAGAAATGTGAAATGAGGGAAAATGGTAATGTTGGTCATCCTTGTACCTGCTGCATGAATCCCTCTGCATACCCCGTTGGGGTTATAGTACAGAGCACTGGGCTATATGCCTCGGCTTCCCTTCTTctgtaaaacaaatatattaggAACACTGATTTCATAGCGTTCCAGAGATTTAAATAGATTAGTACATAAAAAGAGCTTAGAGCAATGCCTTGCACAGAAGGCGTACTCAACAAAACTTACAGAATCTCTGTTGCCAGACTTGGTTCATATAGAAACTGAAGCACCCACCCACCTTCCTAGGTACCTTTAATGAAGCAGAACAGCAGTGCTTGACGGGTCATTCTTTACCTAAAAGACCCCAAAGTACAGATGGGAGCCATCAAGGCAGCTCCAGCCCCTTCAGCCCTCTCCCTACACCCCAGAGTAAGGGAACTGCCCCACATTCCCA belongs to Orcinus orca chromosome 10, mOrcOrc1.1, whole genome shotgun sequence and includes:
- the GCNT2 gene encoding N-acetyllactosaminide beta-1,6-N-acetylglucosaminyl-transferase isoform X3 — protein: MVSQSLERDSFPREVKIMSFWRYCFFAFTVVSVVIFVILYNSQLSQPKSYGRLKSSNERDFRMHACNYALEDKSSFLWEKTLTSPVGSVPCKDYLIQNHYITSPLSKEEAVFPLAYVMVIHKDFDTFERLFRAVYMPQNVYCIHVDEKATIQFKKSVWQLLSCFQNAFLASKVEPVVYAGISRLQADLNCLEDLLASEVPWKYAINTCGQDFPLKTNREIIQYLKRFKGKNITPGVLPPNHAIKRTKYVHREHLGRGGSFVKNTNILKTSPPHQLTIYFGTAYVALTREFVKFVFQDQRAIDLLHWSKDTFSPDEHFWVTLNRIPGVPGSMPNASWAGNLRAVKWFDMEDKHGGCHGHYVHGICIYGNGDLKWLINSSSLFANKFELTTYPLTVECLELRLRERTLNQSEIAIQPSWYF